The genomic region ACTAGGGGCAGGAGTCGCAGTAGGAGCTTGAGTAGGGGCAGGGGAAGGGAAAGGGGAAGGGGCAGTAGTAGGAGCAGGAGTAGAAGCAGAAGCAGAAGCAGAAGTGATGGCAGTGCAAGGGATCAGACAAGAAGTCCTACCCCAGTAAGAGATTATAGACATCAATCTTATGGATGGAGTGACAGGAAAAGCATACCTGATAAATCATCTCAAATCTGTAGAGATTTTACTGCAGGACGATGCAAGAGAGGCAGCCAATGCAGATTTTTTCATCCTAAAAATGTTAGTCATGGGGATGGAGCCCTTGAGGCGGATAAAACATCAGAAAGTTTGAGAAATAGGGCGGAGCGTGGCCATAACTCAAAACATTCTTACAGTAGAGGCCCTGGATCTGATTTGCAGGATGATGCTTCTGTCCCCTATCATGGAAAGAATGATCAATCCCAAAACAAGAGTAAAAGTGCAGTTCCTTGCAAGGACTTCATGCAAGGTACGTGTAGATGGGGAGACACTTGCAAATTTTCCCACCATTTTGCTTCTGATGAAACTTTTGGAAAAGGGACTAGGCTTGCATCCATTGGTAAGGACATTGAGCACCAACCTTACAGAAATGAGAAACCCCTTTGCAAGTATTTTGCAGCAGGGAAGTGTGATCGGCATAATTGCAGGTTCTCTCATGAGGATCCAATGTTTAAGGGCCTAGAAGGCAGGCAAGGTGAAGTCACTGACAACCATAGTTTACATGATAAGAGTAATGATTGGAGTGCATGGAGTGATGCAACTAGGATTTCAAACAATGTGAAGCCTGCTGGTGCAGGTGAAACATCTGTCACAAACAGTACTGGCAACACTAATAACAAAAGCTGGGGAATACCAGAATGGCCAGATAATTCTACGAGTCCTAATAAACGACCTTCTCCTCCTGAGGCAAGTGGTGGAGATGCAGGCATTGCTGAATCTATTGGTAAGGAAAATATGGCTAACAAAAAGGAACATCTCATATTGCATGGTCTGCAGTTGCAAAATCAGGATGGATATTCAGTTGTTGAAGGTCAAAATACACTGCAGGAAGATCGAAGTTTTTCTTTGAAAGCCTGGCAGCAGAATGTTACTCCAGCTTCACATATTCACCAGCAGGATGATGGAGTATCAGAAAATAATCAAGTGAGTTCATTTCAGGATGTTCTTAATGAGGTGAAGGACTCCAGAAATACCACTCATCCAATTCGTTTCTCTGGAAAAAACTCAAatcaaaatgttgaaaatgTGTTTCCTGGGCattcttcaatttcaaatgaaaCTGATAGCGGGCAGAACATGCTCTGTTCTAACCCATCAAATGGATTTAGTGGTGACTTGAGTGGGCCTGGGAGTCTGAATTTTCAGTTTCAGATGCAGAACCATCAGAAAGCTGTTGAAATACCAGGGATGTTGGATACAAAGGTCTCACAAATTCTTCCCAATCTTTTAACCAGTCTGCACTCTGCTCAATTGACAAACTCCCAAGTCACTATTGCTGGTCAACAGGTTGCTCCAGTGACAAAACCTAGTGTGTTTATGGCTCAGAGATTTGTGAATGAGCAGTCCGAAAGAAATGATAACACAGAACTCTCCAATCCTAGGGGCACAACGCCttctttttctgataattCTAAAGTGATTCATCCCAGAAGTCCAAAACAGAAGCAAGAGACAGTACTTGCAAGTTCAGATGTCAATGAAAGCGACAGAGCCATTGGTGACGAGAGCAAGGGAATCCAAGACAATAAGCATTCAGAAACTATGGATGGCCATGGGAAAGCTGAAGAGAGCAATGCAAATAAGGATGACAAGGCGATGcgtatatttaaaaattctcttATAGAGTTTGTAAAGGACATATTGAAGCCCACATGGAAGGAAGGTAAAATGAGTAGAGAAGTTCACAAAACTATTGTGAAAAAGGTGGTTGACAAAGTAACCGGGACAATTCAAGTCGATCACATCCCAAAGACACAGGAAAAAGTCGACCAGTATCTGTCATATTCCAAAcccaaaattgcaaaacttGTCCAGGTAATATTGTTATCTAGTcagttatttatatatatgcacccatttttgaagaagaaaCTAGTCGATTGAAGCGTGTGTTTGGCACTTTGATGCTGTCTTCAAAACCTTCCGTTCCTCTCTAACCAACAATAGGAAcagaagcaaaagaaaagaggaaaaggaaGTATGTTAAACACTCATATATGATCATTTAGCTGTCTGCGATTAAAACTAGAGTCTCTATTTCTTAGTGTTTCATTCAGAGTTCTGGTCACTTAAATCTTCTTTCATATTCATACACCCAAGCGATAATGTAGTATCTTTCAGCATTACACTAATCGCCTTTGTTTATTCACCCCACCCAGTATTCCTCCTGCTAAGACTAAAACTTCCATTCTTTCCTGCAGGCGTACGTGGGGCGTTGTCTGAAGACAGATTCTTGAATCGTGATTTTTAATCCTTCCCACATTTGTACAACTGATGCATGGAAGTGTTTTGATTATGTTTTGTACTCTGTG from Sesamum indicum cultivar Zhongzhi No. 13 linkage group LG3, S_indicum_v1.0, whole genome shotgun sequence harbors:
- the LOC105159413 gene encoding zinc finger CCCH domain-containing protein 55-like, with protein sequence MGERRKRKSLWDKEEETKHFSELSEHNSLTGKEHSSHDIGRYHEYSASRAYTAPRSRDQSGQPSRESTEANPVAPVNDSLVKSRQNASEGKEIGEGNRYYQNLSPGFDGAERRKYNHSPENDRSHSRRYLGRGRSRSRSRSRTRGRSRSRSLSRGRGRERGRGSSRSRSRSRSRSRSDGSARDQTRSPTPVRDYRHQSYGWSDRKSIPDKSSQICRDFTAGRCKRGSQCRFFHPKNVSHGDGALEADKTSESLRNRAERGHNSKHSYSRGPGSDLQDDASVPYHGKNDQSQNKSKSAVPCKDFMQGTCRWGDTCKFSHHFASDETFGKGTRLASIGKDIEHQPYRNEKPLCKYFAAGKCDRHNCRFSHEDPMFKGLEGRQGEVTDNHSLHDKSNDWSAWSDATRISNNVKPAGAGETSVTNSTGNTNNKSWGIPEWPDNSTSPNKRPSPPEASGGDAGIAESIGKENMANKKEHLILHGLQLQNQDGYSVVEGQNTLQEDRSFSLKAWQQNVTPASHIHQQDDGVSENNQVSSFQDVLNEVKDSRNTTHPIRFSGKNSNQNVENVFPGHSSISNETDSGQNMLCSNPSNGFSGDLSGPGSLNFQFQMQNHQKAVEIPGMLDTKVSQILPNLLTSLHSAQLTNSQVTIAGQQVAPVTKPSVFMAQRFVNEQSERNDNTELSNPRGTTPSFSDNSKVIHPRSPKQKQETVLASSDVNESDRAIGDESKGIQDNKHSETMDGHGKAEESNANKDDKAMRIFKNSLIEFVKDILKPTWKEGKMSREVHKTIVKKVVDKVTGTIQVDHIPKTQEKVDQYLSYSKPKIAKLVQAYVGRCLKTDS